From Portunus trituberculatus isolate SZX2019 chromosome 50, ASM1759143v1, whole genome shotgun sequence, the proteins below share one genomic window:
- the LOC123499890 gene encoding glutamate receptor ionotropic, delta-2-like: MSIPPLQVSVVDNWPFFGLRKGVGGRVEADAGIDVSILNTLSQTLNFTYEVVLEEGGQWGGPQADGTVTGMIGMVARGEAHLAINEITITGARETVVDFTRPYFMESSACTSPAPKERSRAFAVLSPFTLQVWVSVGVSVMAVGLVLWVVSALTCHFHEKPTVTPLHDLTFNMYRSLVVQSNRLPALLWPLRLVFAGWYLYCFYVSALYSGTLTAVLALPVYEKPIDSLADLLEASKQGFYPVTIKEISIDFLFQKATSGVYHQIGRLMTTDKHYVDSPSNGIARVLQGPAVYIDARLSMEIQMIVQGKDNFYLGRQSFFPQTYGIACMKGADYRRHFDRVLERLVQSGLVEKYKRDEFLKLGGRITGVGGKRRGQTSAITITHLQGAFFLYVIGVTLALAVLVMEKILWQRFLK; this comes from the exons AtgtccatccctcctctccagGTGTCGGTGGTGGACAACTGGCCCTTCTTTGGGTTACGTAAGGGAGTTGGTGGACGAGTGGAGGCTGACGCTGGAATTGACGTCAGCATCCTCAACACCCTGAGTCAGACCCTTAACTTTAC GTACGAGGTGGTGCTGGAGGAGGGTGGCCAGTGGGGAGGACCGCAGGCTGACGGGACAGTGACTGGAATGATTGGAATGGTGGCTCGGGGGGAAGCACACTTGGCTATTAATGAAATTACCAtcacag GCGCCAGAGAGACAGTGGTGGACTTCACACGGCCTTACTTCATGGAGTCCTCCGCCTGCACCTCACCTGCACCCAAGGAGAGGAGCCGCGCCTTTGCCGTGCTGTCCCCATTTACCCTCCAG GTTTGGGTGAGCGTCGGGGTGAGTGTGATGGCAGTTGGCTTAGTGCTATGGGTGGTGAGCGCTCTGACTTGCCACTTCCACGAGAAACCCACAGTCACTCCCTTGCACGACCTGACTTTCAACATGTACCGCAGCCTGGTGGTACAGAGCAACCGTCTGCCCGCCCTTCTGTGGCCGCTGCGCCTCGTGTTTGCCGGCTGGTACCTCTACTGCTTCTACGTGAGCG CTCTGTACTCAGGCACCCTCACCGCCGTGCTGGCCCTCCCTGTCTACGAGAAACCCATTGACTCCCTCGCTGATCTCCTCGAGGCGTCCAAACAAGGCTTCTACCCAGTGACCATCAAAGAAATTAGCATCGACTTCCTCTTTCAA aaagccacttCAGGGGTATATCACCAGATCGGACGCCTGATGACGACTGACAAACATTACGTGGACTCTCCTTCAAATGGCATCGCTAGA GTGTTGCAAGGACCGGCCGTCTACATCGATGCAAGACTTAGCATGGAAATTCAAATGATAGTCCAAGGCAA GGACAACTTTTACCTGGGCCGGCAGAGTTTCTTTCCTCAAACATACGGCATCGCTTGCATGAAGGGAGCTGATTACAGGAGGCACTTTGATCGAGT CCTGGAGCGCCTTGTTCAGTCTGGGCTTGTGGAGAAATACAAGAGGGACGAGTTTCTTAAGCTGGGCGGCAGAATAACAGGCGTGGGAGGCAAGAGGCGAGGACAGACCAGCGCTATAACCATCACACATTTACAGGGCGCTTTCTTCCTCTACGTGATCGGCGTGACTTTGGCCCtggcggtgttggtgatggAGAAAATACTATg GCAGCGGTTCCTGAAGTGA
- the LOC123499491 gene encoding transmembrane protease serine 11D-like isoform X1 — MVWVWRLLLVVVCLVCCVTVTEGRGDGREDSGGTREEGGAAAQIMNIFGVASEEAAPVFSSTHNLNTSSPRKPRLWWAWWPFKTSTSTNTTTSTTSRPISNLTAISPPISVSSPSSIVGVCGLSGRVVGGNDVEEGVLPWVVGVRDKRNITYCGGALISPRHVLTAAHCMARDLNKFPLHVSLGEHRAFPRHTVRVAHALYHSHFGKTSTFDSDIGVLLLEERINPFPAAPCLPEIDRDVPEGAAVTVVGWGATSEDGNISSVLKEAKLDVLPKGSCIDAYSSSFIPSKMICAGKLNGAADACQGDSGGPLIQRGGGEIEEDEEKAAWVVVGVVSFGNGCGRPDFPGAYTRTSAFLPWLKKVLLLYP, encoded by the exons atggtgtgggtgtggcgcCTCCTGCTTGTGGTGGTGTGCCTGGTGTGTTGCGTCACGGTaacagaagggagaggagacggaCGAGAAGACAGCGGGGGaacaagagaggaaggtggagcAGCAGCGCAGATAATGAACATTTTTGGAGTCGCAAGTGAAGAAG CAGCTCCGGTattctcctccacacacaacCTAAACACCTCATCACCAAGGAAACCCCGGTTATGGTGGGCGTGGTGGCCTTTTAAAACCAGCACcagcactaacaccaccaccagcaccacctcgaGACCCATCTCCAACCTCACCGCCATTAGTCCCCCGATCTCTGTATCCTCGCCATCCTCCAtagtgggcgtgtgtgggctGAGTGGACGTGTGGTGGGCGGGAATGACGTGGAGGAGGGTGTGCTGCCATGGGTTGTGGGCGTGAGGGACAAGAGGAACATCACGTACTGTGGCGGAGCTCTCATTTCTCCCAGACACGTGCTGACGGCTGCCCACTGCATGGCTAG AGATCTGAACAAGTTTCCTCTGCACGTAAGCCTAGGGGAGCACCGCGCCTTCCCGAGACACACTGTAAGGGTCGCCCACGCTCTCTACCACTCACACTTCGGTAAGACCTCCACATTTGATAGTGACATCGGCGTGCTGCTGCTGGAGGAACGCATAAACCCCTTCCCTGCAGCGCCATGTCTTCCTGAAATAG ACAGGGATGTGCCGGAGGGAGcagcggtgacggtggtggggTGGGGAGCTACCTCTGAAGACGGAAATATTAGCAGCGTACTCAAGGAGGCGAAGCTGGACGTGCTGCCGAAGGGGTCTTGCATCGACGCTTACTCTTCAAGCTTCATTCCTAGCAAGATGATCTGCGCGGGGAAGCTTAACGGAGCTGCTGATGCTTGCCAG GGTGACTCTGGCGGCCCACTCAtccagcgaggaggaggagagatagaagaggatgaggagaaggcagcatgggtggtggtgggcgtggtgagCTTCGGCAATGGGTGTGGGCGTCCAGACTTCCCGGGCGCCTACACCAGAACCTCGGCTTTTCTTCCTTGGCTCAAGAAAGTTTTGCTCCTGTATCCATAA
- the LOC123499491 gene encoding trypsin-like protease isoform X2, producing the protein MVWVWRLLLVVVCLVCCVTVTEGRGDGREDSGGTREEGGAAAQIMNIFGVASEEAAPVFSSTHNLNTSSPRKPRLWWAWWPFKTSTSTNTTTSTTSRPISNLTAISPPISVSSPSSIVGVCGLSGRVVGGNDVEEGVLPWVVGVRDKRNITYCGGALISPRHVLTAAHCMARDLNKFPLHVSLGEHRAFPRHTVRVAHALYHSHFDRDVPEGAAVTVVGWGATSEDGNISSVLKEAKLDVLPKGSCIDAYSSSFIPSKMICAGKLNGAADACQGDSGGPLIQRGGGEIEEDEEKAAWVVVGVVSFGNGCGRPDFPGAYTRTSAFLPWLKKVLLLYP; encoded by the exons atggtgtgggtgtggcgcCTCCTGCTTGTGGTGGTGTGCCTGGTGTGTTGCGTCACGGTaacagaagggagaggagacggaCGAGAAGACAGCGGGGGaacaagagaggaaggtggagcAGCAGCGCAGATAATGAACATTTTTGGAGTCGCAAGTGAAGAAG CAGCTCCGGTattctcctccacacacaacCTAAACACCTCATCACCAAGGAAACCCCGGTTATGGTGGGCGTGGTGGCCTTTTAAAACCAGCACcagcactaacaccaccaccagcaccacctcgaGACCCATCTCCAACCTCACCGCCATTAGTCCCCCGATCTCTGTATCCTCGCCATCCTCCAtagtgggcgtgtgtgggctGAGTGGACGTGTGGTGGGCGGGAATGACGTGGAGGAGGGTGTGCTGCCATGGGTTGTGGGCGTGAGGGACAAGAGGAACATCACGTACTGTGGCGGAGCTCTCATTTCTCCCAGACACGTGCTGACGGCTGCCCACTGCATGGCTAG AGATCTGAACAAGTTTCCTCTGCACGTAAGCCTAGGGGAGCACCGCGCCTTCCCGAGACACACTGTAAGGGTCGCCCACGCTCTCTACCACTCACACTTCG ACAGGGATGTGCCGGAGGGAGcagcggtgacggtggtggggTGGGGAGCTACCTCTGAAGACGGAAATATTAGCAGCGTACTCAAGGAGGCGAAGCTGGACGTGCTGCCGAAGGGGTCTTGCATCGACGCTTACTCTTCAAGCTTCATTCCTAGCAAGATGATCTGCGCGGGGAAGCTTAACGGAGCTGCTGATGCTTGCCAG GGTGACTCTGGCGGCCCACTCAtccagcgaggaggaggagagatagaagaggatgaggagaaggcagcatgggtggtggtgggcgtggtgagCTTCGGCAATGGGTGTGGGCGTCCAGACTTCCCGGGCGCCTACACCAGAACCTCGGCTTTTCTTCCTTGGCTCAAGAAAGTTTTGCTCCTGTATCCATAA